The Phragmitibacter flavus genome contains a region encoding:
- a CDS encoding NAD(P)-dependent oxidoreductase, with the protein MSSKTIAFVGVGRMGANMARRLKDRGYTISAVFDTHTEGASTLATELGCQHATTLADVTARADVIFTVVTNDASQRAIFASSGDSLLTNAGGKIFINCATLSPQAHRETYDAAKAVGAHSLEASMASSISQAREGKLYLMLAGDEAIYNEVQPIIEDLSINRRFIGGAGRAAEVKALVNMVMNINTAGLAEGLGLAAALGHDLDLIREVFSQTGANSRVLETDGEDMATRSHDCWFSAEHAAKDSGIAAQVALEQGLNLPLNAATQAQYQKMVTLGLGGLDKSGIAELTFKGRHA; encoded by the coding sequence ATGAGCAGCAAAACCATCGCATTTGTCGGAGTTGGCCGCATGGGAGCCAACATGGCCCGCCGCCTCAAAGACCGCGGCTACACCATCAGCGCCGTGTTCGACACCCACACCGAAGGGGCCAGCACCCTCGCCACCGAACTCGGCTGCCAGCACGCCACCACCCTTGCTGACGTCACCGCCAGAGCCGATGTCATCTTCACCGTTGTCACCAACGACGCCTCGCAGCGCGCCATTTTCGCCTCCAGCGGCGACAGCCTGCTGACCAATGCCGGCGGCAAAATTTTCATCAACTGCGCCACCCTCAGTCCACAAGCCCATCGCGAAACTTACGACGCCGCCAAAGCGGTCGGTGCCCATTCCCTCGAAGCCTCCATGGCCTCCAGCATCAGCCAGGCACGAGAAGGAAAACTCTATCTCATGCTCGCTGGCGACGAAGCCATCTACAACGAAGTCCAGCCCATCATCGAAGACCTCAGCATCAACCGTCGCTTCATTGGTGGCGCGGGTCGTGCTGCTGAAGTCAAGGCACTCGTCAACATGGTCATGAACATCAACACCGCCGGCCTCGCCGAAGGCCTTGGACTCGCCGCCGCGCTCGGTCACGATCTCGACCTCATCCGCGAAGTCTTCTCACAGACCGGTGCCAACTCCCGCGTCCTCGAAACCGACGGCGAAGACATGGCCACCCGCTCCCACGACTGCTGGTTCAGCGCCGAACACGCCGCCAAAGACAGCGGCATCGCCGCCCAGGTCGCCCTCGAACAAGGACTCAATCTCCCTCTCAACGCGGCCACACAGGCCCAATATCAAAAAATGGTTACCCTCGGCCTGGGCGGTCTCGACAAAAGCGGAATCGCCGAACTCACCTTTAAAGGACGACATGCCTGA
- the rfbD gene encoding dTDP-4-dehydrorhamnose reductase: MPESSGKNNILIVGAGGRMGAALARHYRQDHQVTALRRTDLDVTKVDTLRPTLAPLEFDTLIYTAGLTNVDQCEDQPEEARLCNAETPKILAQICAEKGARLIHISTDYVFDGRKNLALTETEPPNPLSVYGKTKLAGETAVLKVSPHFLVIRVSWLFGPDRPSFPDMILKNALAQDHVAAIADKVSCPTYSEDLASWIEPMLSDNRYCGLLHLSNSGSTNWQAYGQATLDIAAELGLPLKATKVDALYRADFPIFKAERPEFTAFDTSKYTKLSSIVPRNWQDALRDYLQKQYQSSARFFIAVSSIVAI; the protein is encoded by the coding sequence ATGCCTGAATCATCCGGGAAGAACAACATTCTCATCGTCGGCGCTGGCGGCCGCATGGGAGCCGCCCTCGCCAGGCACTACCGCCAAGATCATCAAGTCACCGCCCTGCGGAGGACCGATCTCGATGTCACCAAGGTCGACACCCTGCGTCCCACTCTCGCGCCGCTCGAGTTCGACACCCTGATCTACACCGCCGGCCTTACCAACGTCGACCAATGCGAAGATCAACCCGAAGAAGCCAGGCTCTGCAATGCGGAGACCCCGAAAATCCTCGCCCAGATCTGTGCGGAAAAAGGCGCACGGCTGATCCACATCAGCACCGACTACGTGTTCGACGGCAGGAAAAACCTGGCGCTCACCGAGACCGAGCCTCCGAATCCCCTCAGCGTTTACGGCAAAACCAAACTCGCCGGCGAAACCGCCGTCCTCAAAGTCTCTCCCCATTTCCTTGTCATCCGCGTTTCCTGGCTGTTCGGACCCGACCGCCCCAGCTTCCCGGACATGATCCTCAAAAATGCCCTTGCCCAGGATCACGTCGCCGCCATCGCCGACAAAGTATCCTGCCCCACCTACAGCGAAGACCTCGCCTCGTGGATCGAACCCATGCTCAGCGACAACCGTTATTGCGGCCTGCTTCATCTCAGCAACTCCGGCAGCACCAACTGGCAGGCCTACGGTCAGGCCACCCTCGACATCGCCGCCGAACTTGGCCTTCCCCTCAAGGCCACCAAAGTCGACGCCCTGTATCGCGCCGACTTCCCCATCTTCAAAGCCGAACGCCCCGAATTCACCGCCTTCGACACCTCAAAATACACCAAACTCTCTTCCATCGTCCCGCGCAACTGGCAGGACGCCCTCAGAGACTATCTGCAAAAGCAGTATCAAAGCTCCGCACGCTTCTTCATCGCCGTCAGCAGCATCGTCGCGATCTAA
- a CDS encoding MBL fold metallo-hydrolase, giving the protein MLPLEDLFNDIINKAQRGLGLSNEALAQQADVALPQLLATKDGEINETVIRLVSPVLHLHAPSLLAMAHQNWHPRPVELPGLAQFNTPFDDMTVNAYIVWDSSTREAVAFDSGATAEPMIKFLSDRDLVLKAVYLTHTHPDHIADLATLRENDEPLFASAKEPWQGATLFDCGQTFTHGKLRIETRQTTGHSIGATTYVIHGLANPVAIVGDALFASSMGGGAISFTEALATNRSEIFTLPDHTILCPGHGPLTTVGEEKNHNPFYPEFK; this is encoded by the coding sequence ATGCTTCCGCTCGAAGACCTTTTTAACGACATCATCAACAAGGCCCAGCGCGGCCTTGGTCTCAGCAACGAAGCCCTCGCCCAGCAAGCCGACGTCGCCCTCCCGCAGCTGCTCGCCACCAAGGATGGCGAGATCAACGAAACCGTCATCAGGCTCGTCAGCCCGGTCCTCCATCTCCATGCGCCCTCCCTGCTTGCCATGGCACACCAGAACTGGCACCCGCGCCCCGTCGAACTTCCCGGCCTCGCCCAGTTCAACACCCCTTTTGACGACATGACCGTCAATGCCTACATCGTTTGGGACAGCAGCACCCGCGAAGCCGTCGCCTTCGACTCCGGTGCCACCGCTGAGCCAATGATCAAATTCCTCTCCGACCGCGATCTCGTCCTCAAAGCCGTTTACCTCACCCATACTCATCCCGATCACATCGCCGACCTCGCCACCCTGCGCGAAAACGACGAGCCTCTCTTCGCCAGCGCCAAAGAACCCTGGCAGGGCGCCACGCTTTTCGACTGCGGCCAGACCTTCACCCACGGCAAATTGCGCATCGAAACCCGCCAGACCACCGGCCACAGCATCGGTGCCACCACCTATGTCATCCATGGCCTCGCCAATCCGGTCGCCATCGTCGGCGATGCCCTCTTCGCCAGCTCCATGGGCGGCGGTGCCATCTCCTTCACCGAAGCCCTCGCCACCAACCGCAGCGAAATCTTCACCCTGCCCGACCACACCATCCTCTGCCCCGGACACGGTCCGCTGACCACCGTGGGAGAAGAGAAAAACCACAATCCTTTCTACCCTGAGTTCAAGTAA